One Lysinibacillus fusiformis genomic window carries:
- a CDS encoding ABC transporter substrate-binding protein — protein sequence MKENKKLKKFGSLLVASSLLAGVLAGCGAGDDSSSGGGSSSGGGSSDGDTIKIGANLELSGNVASYGSSIGVGAELAVKEINDAGGIDGKKIELIKVDNKSENSEATAAAIKLATQDKVVAMLAPATSGNTVATVQIANDNKIPIVTGSGTAPNITVNDDGSVNEYAFRTCFIDPFQGIVAANFAASELDAKNVAIFADNASDYAKGLAKSFKETITKNGGKVVKEEAYVAKDADFRTQLTNIKAANPDFIFIPGYYEEVGLIVKQAREMGITVPLMGADGWDSPTLVELAGKTALNNTFITNHYSAEDPDQKIQDFVKAFKAANSDKAPDAFNALGYDTIYYIADAIKRAGSTDGEAIKNELAGTKDLSLVTGTFSVDENHNPIKTATVLEFKDGKQVFNSKVNP from the coding sequence ATGAAAGAGAATAAAAAGCTTAAAAAGTTCGGTTCACTTCTTGTAGCTTCTTCACTTCTTGCTGGCGTACTTGCTGGTTGTGGAGCAGGAGACGATTCAAGCTCAGGAGGCGGGTCATCATCAGGTGGGGGTTCATCTGACGGCGATACAATTAAAATTGGTGCCAATTTAGAACTTTCAGGTAACGTAGCATCTTACGGTTCTTCAATTGGTGTAGGAGCGGAGCTTGCAGTTAAAGAGATTAACGATGCTGGCGGTATTGATGGTAAGAAAATTGAACTTATTAAAGTAGATAACAAATCAGAGAACTCTGAGGCAACTGCTGCTGCTATTAAACTAGCAACACAAGATAAAGTAGTAGCAATGCTTGCACCAGCTACTTCTGGTAACACAGTAGCAACAGTGCAAATTGCGAATGATAACAAGATTCCTATCGTTACAGGATCAGGTACGGCACCAAATATCACTGTGAATGATGATGGTAGCGTAAATGAGTATGCATTCCGTACATGCTTCATTGACCCATTCCAAGGGATTGTAGCCGCAAACTTTGCTGCTAGTGAACTTGATGCAAAAAATGTCGCTATTTTTGCTGATAATGCTTCTGACTATGCAAAAGGTTTAGCGAAGTCATTTAAAGAAACAATCACTAAGAATGGCGGTAAAGTTGTAAAAGAAGAAGCTTACGTGGCTAAAGATGCTGACTTCCGTACACAATTAACAAACATTAAAGCAGCTAATCCTGATTTCATTTTTATCCCTGGATATTATGAAGAAGTTGGCTTGATTGTAAAACAAGCACGTGAAATGGGTATTACAGTACCACTTATGGGAGCAGACGGTTGGGATTCTCCAACGTTAGTAGAGTTAGCTGGAAAAACAGCACTGAATAATACGTTCATCACAAACCATTACTCTGCGGAAGACCCAGATCAAAAAATCCAAGATTTTGTAAAGGCGTTTAAAGCAGCTAACAGTGACAAAGCACCAGATGCATTTAATGCACTTGGCTATGACACTATTTATTACATTGCAGATGCTATCAAACGCGCAGGTTCTACTGACGGCGAAGCAATTAAAAATGAATTAGCTGGAACAAAAGATCTTTCTTTAGTAACAGGTACATTCTCAGTTGACGAAAATCATAACCCAATTAAAACAGCAACAGTTCTTGAATTTAAAGACGGTAAACAAGTGTTCAACTCTAAAGTAAATCCTTAA
- a CDS encoding cupin domain-containing protein, translated as MQYSAQYFIDKLNLVEHPEGGYYISSFRSAEEMAVRDVTRPIYTSIYFLLRSQDISHLHRLKSDELWYYHAGSPLTVHMVYPDGTYEAKKLGLNMEAGEVPQVAVPKNTIFGSSVEDANTFSLVGCMVAPGFDFTDFELFTQDELLADYPQHEAVIRKMAYKTIK; from the coding sequence ATGCAGTATTCAGCACAATATTTTATCGATAAATTAAATTTAGTAGAGCATCCAGAAGGCGGTTACTATATTTCTTCGTTTAGATCGGCTGAGGAAATGGCGGTAAGGGATGTAACAAGACCAATTTATACGAGCATTTATTTTTTACTACGTTCACAGGATATTTCCCATTTACATCGTTTAAAATCAGATGAGCTTTGGTATTACCATGCAGGAAGTCCATTGACTGTCCATATGGTTTACCCTGATGGTACATATGAGGCCAAGAAGTTAGGGTTAAATATGGAGGCAGGGGAGGTACCCCAAGTAGCTGTGCCAAAAAATACGATTTTTGGCTCGTCTGTAGAGGATGCTAATACATTTAGTTTAGTAGGTTGTATGGTGGCTCCGGGCTTTGATTTTACGGACTTTGAATTGTTTACACAAGATGAGCTCTTAGCAGATTATCCGCAGCATGAAGCTGTCATCCGCAAAATGGCGTATAAGACAATTAAATAG
- a CDS encoding class I SAM-dependent methyltransferase has translation MNDQQFDKYLHINTVGDQYGFPKLAHYHRYEPTPYTGLDQLFQQYELPKNPVFIDIGCGKGRVPIYINDKFHIPTVGIEMDAGFYAEAEQNKDCYRQKKSSRASISFIHSIAEAYTIKAKDNVFFFFNPFSINIFRTVIHNIWESYERNMREIHIILYYPPYDYLQFLHQGTPFELLHEVHLENETNVNERLCVFALKKA, from the coding sequence ATGAATGATCAACAATTTGATAAATATTTGCATATTAATACGGTAGGCGATCAATATGGTTTTCCAAAACTTGCCCATTACCATCGCTATGAACCTACCCCATATACAGGACTTGACCAACTATTTCAGCAGTATGAGTTACCTAAAAATCCAGTATTTATCGATATAGGATGTGGAAAAGGGCGTGTCCCTATTTATATAAACGATAAGTTCCATATTCCAACAGTAGGTATCGAAATGGATGCAGGTTTTTATGCAGAGGCGGAGCAAAATAAGGATTGCTACCGTCAAAAAAAGAGTTCACGTGCTTCTATTTCCTTTATTCATTCAATCGCAGAAGCATACACGATTAAAGCAAAAGACAATGTTTTTTTCTTTTTCAATCCATTTTCCATCAATATTTTCCGTACAGTGATTCACAATATCTGGGAATCATATGAACGGAATATGCGTGAAATTCATATTATTTTATATTATCCACCTTATGATTATTTACAATTTTTGCATCAGGGTACCCCTTTTGAATTACTACACGAGGTACATTTAGAAAATGAAACAAATGTCAACGAACGACTTTGCGTTTTTGCATTGAAAAAAGCTTAG
- a CDS encoding branched-chain amino acid ABC transporter permease yields the protein MKKSKIFWGYAVLALVIYAVVQALITTGTIDMYYKNMLITMCINIMLAVSLHIVIGITGQFSIGHAGFLAVGAYISAIITTKLMLPFPLAIFLGALAAAVAGLIVGMPTLRLKGDYLAIATLGFAEIIRIVFLNTDYVGGAAGMQVKYLSTWTYAFVGVVLTILVIANFTNSRHGRACISIREDEIAADAMGINTTYYKVVAFAIGSFFAGLAGAIFAHNFYIIQPTTFGFLKSFDILIYVVLGGLGSLSGSVIAAIFLTVVSTYLANFPETRMIIYSLVLIFVMLYRPTGLMGTKEITHLFKFGKKGGTK from the coding sequence ATGAAAAAGTCTAAAATATTCTGGGGCTATGCCGTATTAGCGCTAGTCATCTATGCAGTTGTTCAGGCGCTTATTACAACAGGAACAATTGATATGTATTACAAAAATATGTTAATCACGATGTGTATTAACATCATGCTTGCAGTTAGTTTGCACATTGTCATTGGTATTACAGGCCAATTCTCGATTGGACATGCCGGTTTCTTAGCAGTTGGTGCGTATATTTCAGCCATTATTACAACAAAGCTAATGTTACCGTTCCCATTAGCCATATTCTTAGGGGCGCTTGCAGCAGCCGTGGCTGGTTTAATCGTAGGTATGCCAACACTGCGTTTAAAAGGTGACTATTTAGCAATTGCAACGTTAGGGTTTGCGGAAATTATTCGTATAGTCTTTTTAAATACGGACTATGTTGGTGGCGCAGCGGGCATGCAGGTTAAGTATTTATCAACTTGGACTTATGCATTCGTAGGAGTTGTTCTAACAATTTTAGTGATCGCAAACTTTACAAATTCGCGTCATGGTCGTGCGTGTATTTCCATTCGTGAAGACGAAATCGCAGCAGATGCAATGGGTATTAATACAACATATTATAAAGTGGTGGCGTTTGCGATTGGTTCATTCTTTGCAGGTCTTGCAGGGGCTATTTTCGCACATAATTTCTACATTATTCAACCAACAACTTTTGGTTTCTTAAAATCATTTGATATTTTAATTTACGTGGTACTTGGTGGTTTAGGGAGTCTTTCTGGTTCTGTTATAGCTGCCATTTTCTTGACGGTTGTATCAACATATTTAGCGAACTTCCCAGAAACACGTATGATTATTTACAGTTTGGTTCTCATATTCGTAATGCTTTATCGTCCAACGGGATTAATGGGGACAAAAGAAATAACGCACTTATTCAAGTTTGGTAAAAAAGGAGGTACAAAATAA
- a CDS encoding DUF6904 family protein has translation MLSIQSTEQLTGARISGDFWDLDQLINAIYKVTGDENKYYDYQGARQRILGICYNLRHAAQGDHQLEFVSNGLTKSVLTQHEIIFPNKNVYYATEVLWPELIFTAIALNDFIRLHQELIDSSEWNIYIATIRKFQASVAECLEQELGDDEYLVFLRMLHTKTPLTFRYATQYVDILNLEYIGLNSEERKAHLAAFALRLMLEDDEYVTLKSQLMEAAITTKKALHEIQINANYPEEILW, from the coding sequence ATGCTTTCAATTCAAAGTACCGAACAGCTAACAGGCGCACGGATTAGTGGTGACTTTTGGGATTTAGATCAACTCATTAATGCAATTTATAAAGTTACTGGAGATGAAAACAAATATTACGACTACCAAGGTGCGCGGCAGCGAATCCTTGGTATTTGCTATAATCTTCGCCATGCGGCCCAAGGTGATCACCAGCTTGAATTTGTTAGTAATGGACTCACTAAAAGTGTACTCACACAACATGAAATCATTTTTCCAAACAAAAATGTCTATTATGCAACTGAAGTTCTTTGGCCAGAACTTATTTTTACGGCGATTGCATTGAATGACTTTATCCGCTTGCATCAGGAGCTCATCGATTCTTCAGAGTGGAATATTTATATTGCTACCATTCGAAAGTTCCAAGCGTCAGTTGCTGAATGCTTAGAGCAGGAGCTTGGGGATGATGAATATTTAGTATTTTTAAGAATGCTCCACACGAAAACTCCATTGACTTTCCGTTACGCTACACAATATGTAGACATACTAAATCTAGAATACATAGGTTTGAATTCCGAGGAACGCAAAGCTCATTTAGCAGCCTTCGCTCTCCGATTAATGCTTGAGGACGATGAATATGTAACACTTAAATCACAGTTGATGGAAGCTGCGATAACGACCAAAAAAGCGTTGCATGAGATCCAAATCAATGCTAACTACCCAGAAGAAATTTTGTGGTAA
- a CDS encoding ABC transporter ATP-binding protein: MTGNLLINVENMGIQFGGLKAVQGVNMYLNRGELVGLIGPNGAGKTTSFNMLTGVYTPTEGIITFDGKKINGLAPYQVTQKGISRTFQNIRLFKELSVLDNVKVANHSLARHSMWASIFRLPNHFKGEAEMEQQSFEFLKIFGLDIYKNELAKNLPYGMQRRLEIARALAANPKLLLLDEPAAGMNPQETHDLMELIAFIRKEFGLTILLIEHDMSLVMGICERIYVLDHGQLIADGTPEEIRNNPKVIEAYLGEEVIS, from the coding sequence ATGACTGGCAACCTTCTTATCAACGTTGAAAACATGGGCATTCAATTCGGTGGTTTAAAGGCGGTACAGGGTGTTAATATGTACCTAAATCGCGGTGAATTAGTCGGTCTTATAGGACCCAATGGTGCTGGGAAAACAACGAGCTTCAACATGCTAACAGGGGTGTATACGCCAACTGAAGGTATAATTACTTTCGATGGTAAAAAGATAAACGGCCTCGCACCTTACCAAGTAACACAAAAAGGAATCAGCCGTACGTTCCAAAATATCCGTCTATTTAAAGAACTATCTGTTTTAGATAATGTAAAAGTAGCGAACCATTCACTTGCAAGACACTCTATGTGGGCATCGATTTTTCGTCTACCGAATCACTTTAAAGGTGAAGCAGAAATGGAGCAGCAATCTTTTGAGTTCTTAAAAATCTTTGGCTTAGACATTTATAAAAATGAGCTTGCGAAAAACTTGCCATATGGGATGCAACGCCGCTTAGAAATTGCGCGTGCGTTAGCAGCAAATCCGAAATTATTATTACTGGATGAGCCAGCGGCAGGGATGAATCCACAAGAAACACACGACTTAATGGAATTAATTGCGTTTATTCGAAAAGAGTTTGGTTTAACTATTCTGCTGATCGAGCATGATATGAGTTTAGTAATGGGAATATGCGAACGTATTTATGTACTCGATCACGGCCAATTAATTGCAGACGGGACACCAGAGGAAATTCGCAACAATCCGAAGGTAATAGAAGCTTACCTAGGTGAGGAGGTTATCAGCTAA
- a CDS encoding CotH kinase family protein: MIKNRVVYSCMAILLALFIVMLAILPNIGIETKSNEFSYETLVFNKNKVTTVDIEIAEEDWEDMLENAEEEEFKQANITVNGKRVENVAIRTKGNISLSSVVNSDSDRYSLKIDFDYYDHTKSLFGLKKMNLNNNYSDSTLMREYISYELMEKMGLPTPAHSYMYITVNGEERGLYLGVEAVDETFLANNYGSNSGFLFKPDGVGSDLQYISDNISDYKGINLKTNEGNIDKSKLVEMLDAINNDGDIEKYIDVDEMLRYFAVNTAIVNLDSYQGRLKHNYYLYEDKGVFSIIPWDYNMSFGGLGGDIKTAGGVKISNESIDSSETFEMQNMDPANSIVNKDTIQQKQQFPASDTPPPINDQDGWNSGQDNLNQDDGTPQDGSQQNGGLPQGTMNMDMLMDMSSNLMSDSAINFSIKDPVFGVTLEERPLLNVLLSNDEYRKVYENYLEELAKNYLTEEFFQNITNGLSAMLTTYVEADPTKFSTTAQFLEGVQGENSLPEFAKQRSSSILKQLSGELVIEANPGNDMQGEEPFPEDFAFKFDSQLPEDFDPSQMPQGPPQVNVEGNQDGDIHKQGQVGGKIGPNKGNEQVVQPSGIDKNTTITSGVLCIVLLLALTFVFRFNRRGI, from the coding sequence ATGATTAAAAACCGAGTTGTTTATTCATGTATGGCAATTCTACTCGCGCTCTTTATCGTGATGTTAGCAATACTCCCGAATATAGGAATAGAAACAAAAAGCAATGAATTTTCCTATGAAACACTTGTTTTTAATAAGAATAAAGTTACAACAGTAGACATTGAAATCGCTGAAGAAGATTGGGAAGATATGCTTGAAAATGCTGAGGAAGAGGAATTTAAGCAAGCAAATATCACTGTGAATGGGAAAAGAGTTGAAAACGTAGCTATTCGTACAAAAGGCAATATCTCACTGAGTTCAGTAGTTAATAGCGATTCAGATCGTTATAGTTTAAAAATTGACTTTGACTACTATGATCATACAAAGAGCCTATTTGGCCTAAAAAAAATGAATTTAAACAATAACTATAGTGATTCAACATTAATGCGTGAATACATTTCATATGAATTAATGGAAAAAATGGGGCTACCAACTCCGGCACATTCGTATATGTACATTACAGTTAATGGTGAGGAACGTGGTTTATATTTAGGTGTAGAAGCAGTGGATGAAACTTTTCTCGCAAATAACTACGGTTCAAATAGTGGTTTCCTCTTCAAGCCAGACGGTGTAGGCAGTGATTTGCAATACATTAGTGACAATATCTCAGATTATAAGGGAATAAACTTAAAAACAAATGAGGGAAATATTGATAAGTCAAAATTAGTTGAAATGCTAGATGCTATTAATAATGACGGTGATATTGAGAAATATATTGATGTCGATGAAATGCTTCGATATTTTGCTGTCAACACTGCTATTGTAAATTTAGATAGCTATCAAGGGAGATTGAAGCACAATTACTATTTGTATGAGGATAAGGGTGTATTCTCAATTATTCCATGGGATTATAATATGTCATTTGGAGGCCTTGGTGGAGATATAAAAACGGCTGGTGGGGTAAAAATCTCAAACGAATCAATTGATAGTAGTGAAACATTTGAAATGCAGAATATGGATCCAGCTAATTCTATTGTCAACAAGGATACTATTCAACAAAAACAACAATTTCCAGCTAGCGATACACCGCCGCCGATAAATGATCAAGACGGTTGGAATAGTGGTCAAGATAATCTTAATCAAGATGATGGCACGCCACAGGATGGTTCACAACAAAATGGAGGTCTTCCACAAGGTACTATGAACATGGATATGCTCATGGATATGTCATCCAACTTAATGTCTGATAGTGCTATTAATTTTAGCATAAAGGATCCAGTGTTTGGTGTGACGTTAGAAGAGCGTCCTTTATTAAACGTGCTTCTTTCAAATGACGAATATCGTAAGGTCTATGAAAACTATTTGGAAGAACTAGCGAAAAACTATTTAACAGAGGAATTTTTCCAGAATATAACGAATGGATTATCTGCTATGTTGACAACGTATGTAGAGGCGGATCCAACTAAGTTTTCAACCACAGCACAATTTCTAGAGGGTGTACAAGGAGAGAATAGCCTACCTGAATTTGCTAAACAACGGTCATCGTCTATTTTAAAGCAACTCTCAGGTGAATTAGTCATAGAAGCCAACCCAGGCAACGATATGCAGGGGGAAGAACCATTTCCAGAGGATTTTGCGTTTAAATTTGACTCTCAATTACCAGAAGACTTTGATCCATCACAAATGCCCCAAGGACCCCCGCAAGTGAATGTGGAGGGTAATCAAGATGGAGACATTCATAAGCAAGGGCAAGTAGGTGGCAAGATAGGTCCCAACAAAGGTAATGAACAAGTAGTACAACCTTCAGGGATTGATAAGAATACAACCATTACCTCAGGTGTTTTATGTATTGTATTACTTCTAGCACTTACATTTGTTTTCCGTTTCAATCGAAGAGGCATATAA
- a CDS encoding branched-chain amino acid ABC transporter permease — MEWIQQLVNGISLGSIYALIALGYTMVYGIIKLINFAHGDVFMIGAFIGFYAIAKWELGFFPALLLAMVVCAIFGVLIERIAYKRLRNATRIAALITAIGVSLLIEYTTIFFRGAQPAAYPEVFKNRTLDILGVQISSTSILILSVAVVLMILLQFIVHKTKIGKAMRAVSHDADAARLMGINVDNTISATFAIGSALAGAAGVIFGVYYTKIDPLMGVIPGVKAFIAAVLGGIGIIPGAMVGGMLLGVVESMVSALGYSLWRDAAAFVILILILIFRPSGIFGKNAREKV; from the coding sequence ATGGAATGGATACAACAACTTGTGAATGGTATTTCACTAGGTAGTATCTACGCGTTAATAGCGTTAGGGTATACAATGGTATACGGTATTATTAAGCTCATTAACTTTGCCCACGGTGATGTTTTCATGATTGGGGCATTTATTGGCTTTTATGCAATTGCTAAATGGGAGCTTGGCTTCTTCCCAGCATTATTATTGGCGATGGTAGTTTGCGCAATCTTTGGTGTGTTAATAGAACGTATTGCATATAAGCGCTTGCGCAACGCAACGCGAATTGCAGCATTAATTACAGCAATCGGTGTATCGCTATTGATTGAATATACGACTATTTTCTTCAGGGGCGCGCAGCCAGCGGCATATCCTGAAGTATTTAAAAATAGAACATTAGATATATTGGGTGTTCAAATAAGCAGTACCTCAATCTTAATTTTATCTGTCGCTGTCGTACTGATGATTCTTTTACAATTCATCGTACATAAAACAAAAATTGGGAAGGCGATGCGTGCGGTTTCACATGATGCAGATGCAGCACGTCTAATGGGTATTAACGTAGATAATACAATTTCTGCAACATTTGCAATTGGTTCAGCATTGGCGGGTGCTGCAGGGGTTATCTTCGGTGTGTACTATACAAAAATAGATCCTTTAATGGGTGTTATCCCAGGGGTTAAGGCATTCATTGCAGCGGTTCTTGGTGGTATTGGTATTATTCCAGGTGCGATGGTTGGCGGTATGTTACTAGGGGTCGTGGAATCCATGGTAAGTGCGCTTGGTTACTCTTTATGGCGCGATGCAGCGGCATTCGTTATTTTAATTTTAATCTTAATCTTCAGACCATCGGGTATCTTTGGTAAAAACGCCCGCGAGAAAGTGTAG
- a CDS encoding ABC transporter ATP-binding protein translates to MLKVQNIDVFYGNIQALKGLSLEVNEGEIVTLIGANGAGKSTLLKTLSGLLKPKGGIIEYEGFSIAGKAAQSIVKSGISHVPEGRRVFANMSVEENLELGAYLRNDKAGIKKDMDHVFELFPRLEERRKQQSGTLSGGEQQMLAMGRALMAKPKLLLMDEPSMGLAPLMVKNIFNIIEKVNNEGTTVLLVEQNANMALSVANRAYVLETGRIVLSGTAKELQESEQVKAAYLGGL, encoded by the coding sequence ATGCTAAAAGTACAAAATATTGATGTGTTCTACGGAAACATCCAAGCATTAAAGGGCCTCTCTTTAGAAGTAAACGAGGGTGAAATTGTAACGTTAATCGGTGCAAATGGTGCTGGTAAAAGTACATTATTAAAAACATTGTCAGGCTTACTAAAACCAAAGGGTGGCATCATTGAATATGAGGGCTTCTCGATTGCTGGGAAGGCCGCTCAATCGATTGTAAAATCAGGTATTTCACATGTACCAGAAGGTCGTCGTGTATTTGCCAATATGTCAGTAGAAGAAAACCTAGAGCTTGGCGCATATCTTCGTAATGATAAAGCGGGCATTAAAAAGGATATGGATCATGTATTCGAGTTATTCCCTCGTCTTGAGGAGCGTCGTAAGCAGCAATCAGGTACATTGTCCGGCGGTGAGCAACAGATGCTTGCAATGGGTCGAGCGTTAATGGCAAAACCGAAGCTACTATTAATGGATGAACCATCAATGGGTCTAGCACCATTGATGGTAAAAAATATCTTCAATATTATTGAAAAGGTCAATAATGAAGGTACAACAGTACTTCTTGTAGAACAGAATGCTAATATGGCGCTATCAGTAGCGAATCGTGCATATGTACTTGAAACAGGCCGTATCGTATTATCCGGTACAGCAAAAGAACTACAAGAAAGTGAACAAGTTAAAGCAGCATATCTAGGTGGTCTATAA
- the rluF gene encoding 23S rRNA pseudouridine(2604) synthase RluF, with protein sequence MRINKYLSETGIVSRRGADKWIEEGKVTINGELATVGSQVEAGDLVYVDGEEVKKEQQLVYIVLNKPVGITSTTEQHIKGNVVDFINHPLRIFHIGRLDKESEGLLLLTNDGDIVNKILRAENHHEKEYIVQVDKPITEQFIKKMGAGVDILDTTTLPCYVEKISDKVFKIILEQGLNRQIRRMCSALGYSVKRLQRIRIMNIKLGNLKIGQWRDLTEKERTELFKLLDYTPK encoded by the coding sequence ATGCGTATTAATAAATATTTGAGTGAGACTGGCATTGTATCACGTCGTGGTGCTGATAAGTGGATAGAAGAAGGTAAGGTAACCATCAATGGGGAGCTTGCAACTGTTGGAAGTCAAGTAGAAGCAGGTGATTTAGTTTACGTAGATGGAGAAGAGGTAAAAAAAGAACAACAACTTGTGTATATTGTGTTAAATAAACCAGTTGGCATAACAAGTACAACTGAACAGCATATAAAAGGTAATGTCGTTGATTTTATTAATCATCCCTTGCGAATTTTTCATATTGGTCGTCTCGACAAAGAATCTGAGGGATTATTATTACTTACAAATGATGGTGATATTGTAAACAAAATTTTACGTGCAGAAAACCATCACGAAAAGGAATATATCGTACAAGTCGATAAACCTATTACAGAGCAATTCATCAAAAAAATGGGGGCAGGGGTTGATATTTTAGATACAACCACTTTACCTTGCTATGTTGAAAAAATTTCAGATAAAGTATTTAAAATTATTTTAGAGCAAGGCTTAAATCGTCAAATTCGCCGTATGTGTTCCGCACTTGGCTATTCCGTTAAAAGGCTACAACGTATTCGTATTATGAATATTAAACTCGGCAATCTAAAAATTGGGCAGTGGCGTGATTTAACTGAAAAAGAGCGAACAGAACTATTCAAACTACTGGATTACACACCAAAATAA
- the proS gene encoding proline--tRNA ligase produces MAIQQNEFTKWYIETIQNADLMDYTPVRGCIAFKPDGYEIWEHIQSEMDYHFKATGHRNAYFPMLIPESFFQKEKDHIEGFSPELPWVTEAAGERLEERLALRPTSETMVGYLYSNWIKSYRDLPLLLNQWANVFRWEKKTLPFIRTSEFLWQEGHTAHAEEEEARHETLQMLDIYKKVVEDLLAIPVFDGTKTESERFAGAIDTFSIEAMMKDGKAVQAGTSHYLGTKFAEAFDIKYLNKNNQHEYVHTTSWGTSTRLIGSVIMVHGDERGLVLPPKIAPTQVVLIPVGPFKKHPEILEKLDDIYKVLKTKGIRVKLDDSDLTPGFKFNKWEQKGASLRIEFGPRDFQNHQVVLKLRDEEEKITVELDRLFDVIEEELNLMQKRLLEKARQFRDANSHLTIDSLQQLQNHITNSKVNKKIPGWILAGWCGSNICEQKVKDETKFTSRNIPFNPPINKSTCIYCGNEAKHTVWFARAY; encoded by the coding sequence ATGGCGATTCAGCAAAATGAGTTTACAAAATGGTATATAGAAACAATTCAAAATGCAGACTTAATGGACTATACACCGGTGAGAGGATGTATTGCATTTAAACCTGATGGCTATGAAATTTGGGAGCATATTCAATCCGAAATGGATTATCATTTTAAAGCAACCGGACATCGCAATGCGTATTTTCCAATGCTAATTCCAGAATCATTTTTTCAAAAAGAAAAGGATCATATAGAAGGTTTTTCACCTGAATTACCTTGGGTTACTGAGGCCGCTGGAGAACGATTAGAAGAACGCTTAGCATTACGTCCAACGTCTGAAACAATGGTAGGTTATTTGTATTCAAATTGGATTAAAAGTTATCGCGATTTACCACTATTACTTAATCAATGGGCGAACGTTTTTCGTTGGGAAAAGAAAACCTTACCTTTTATTCGTACTTCAGAATTCTTGTGGCAAGAAGGGCATACAGCTCATGCAGAGGAAGAAGAAGCGCGGCATGAAACGTTGCAAATGCTAGATATTTATAAAAAAGTAGTAGAAGATTTACTAGCAATCCCTGTATTTGACGGAACAAAAACAGAATCAGAGCGCTTTGCAGGCGCAATCGATACATTTTCAATTGAAGCGATGATGAAAGATGGAAAAGCTGTACAAGCAGGGACATCCCATTATCTTGGCACAAAATTTGCAGAGGCATTTGATATTAAATATTTAAATAAAAACAACCAACATGAATATGTTCACACTACTTCTTGGGGCACATCTACTCGCTTAATAGGCTCTGTTATTATGGTGCACGGGGATGAACGAGGGCTGGTATTACCACCTAAAATTGCACCAACCCAAGTCGTATTAATTCCAGTTGGGCCATTTAAAAAGCATCCTGAGATACTAGAGAAGTTAGATGACATATACAAGGTATTAAAAACTAAAGGGATTCGTGTGAAATTAGATGATTCTGATTTAACACCAGGATTCAAATTTAATAAATGGGAACAAAAAGGAGCATCACTTCGCATAGAATTTGGTCCTCGTGATTTCCAAAACCACCAAGTAGTATTAAAGCTTCGCGATGAAGAAGAAAAAATAACAGTTGAGCTTGATCGATTATTTGATGTCATTGAGGAAGAATTAAATTTGATGCAAAAGCGCCTACTTGAAAAAGCTCGACAATTTCGAGATGCTAATTCACATTTAACAATTGATTCACTACAACAGTTACAAAATCATATTACTAATAGCAAAGTTAATAAAAAAATTCCTGGTTGGATTTTGGCTGGATGGTGTGGTAGCAATATTTGTGAACAAAAAGTAAAAGATGAAACAAAATTTACGTCGCGAAATATTCCATTTAATCCACCAATAAACAAGTCGACTTGTATTTATTGCGGGAACGAGGCAAAACACACAGTTTGGTTTGCTCGCGCATACTAA